From the genome of Turicibacter faecis, one region includes:
- a CDS encoding cation diffusion facilitator family transporter: protein MNRRLEEKKEQVALKISLGAGILFVLVELLVAILSKSQAVLMDSVYDTSELVMILFSLKLVPLLYKPVSEKQPYGYSQVESLFIAIKGFVLVSVTVALIVNNVQIMFHGGRDVQFLPIAYFELFATVLGGAVMLILRRMNRLANSPILRTEIMEWTIDAVASFGMALAFFLPALIHHPWLERMLPYLDQVIAIFLSFFVLPLPIRAVVTAMRDIFLMAPEEETMRIIKEKCEPILTYYGLEEATYDVVRTGRKVWISIYILPMDEFISVTLYSKVQDLLEVSLAEEFNDFYIELLPDIL, encoded by the coding sequence ATGAATAGACGCCTAGAAGAGAAAAAAGAACAGGTTGCATTAAAGATTTCTTTAGGAGCGGGTATTTTATTTGTACTAGTTGAGCTCTTAGTCGCTATTTTATCAAAGTCTCAGGCTGTTTTAATGGATTCGGTTTATGATACGTCGGAGCTTGTTATGATTTTATTTTCATTAAAATTAGTTCCGCTTCTTTATAAACCAGTGAGTGAAAAACAGCCGTATGGTTATTCTCAAGTTGAGTCATTATTTATTGCGATTAAGGGATTTGTTCTTGTTTCGGTAACCGTTGCATTAATCGTAAATAATGTTCAGATTATGTTTCACGGCGGACGAGATGTTCAATTTTTACCGATTGCCTACTTTGAGTTATTTGCGACGGTTCTTGGAGGAGCCGTGATGTTAATTTTAAGAAGGATGAATCGTTTGGCGAATTCGCCAATTTTAAGAACAGAAATTATGGAGTGGACGATTGATGCGGTGGCTAGTTTTGGAATGGCCCTTGCTTTTTTCTTGCCAGCGTTAATTCATCATCCATGGCTTGAGCGCATGCTTCCCTATTTAGATCAGGTGATTGCCATTTTTTTATCATTTTTTGTATTACCCCTACCTATCCGTGCCGTTGTAACAGCTATGAGAGATATTTTCTTAATGGCCCCGGAAGAGGAAACAATGAGGATTATCAAGGAAAAATGTGAACCTATTTTAACGTATTATGGATTAGAAGAAGCAACCTATGATGTAGTTCGTACGGGAAGAAAAGTGTGGATTTCAATTTATATTTTACCGATGGATGAATTTATATCTGTTACACTCTATTCAAAAGTCCAAGATTTGTTGGAGGTTTCATTGGCGGAAGAGTTCAACGATTTTTATATTGAGTTATTGCCAGATATTTTATAA